A single genomic interval of Lathyrus oleraceus cultivar Zhongwan6 chromosome 7, CAAS_Psat_ZW6_1.0, whole genome shotgun sequence harbors:
- the LOC127101761 gene encoding uncharacterized protein LOC127101761, translating into MASTKSFITAFLLVVTTSSMILAARQHLQTTPQPNLLGIPTLPKPTTFPPLPSIPTLPQASLPPLPTNIPTVPKLTMSPIPTFPTNTPSLNIPPLRAITSLPNISTSIPITFPSIPFLFPPPSSISSP; encoded by the coding sequence ATGGCATCAACCAAATCTTTCATCACTGCTTTCCTTCTTGTTGTAACAACGTCAAGCATGATCCTAGCAGCTCGCCAACATTTGCAAACAACCCCACAACCAAATTTGCTTGGCATTCCAACtttgccaaagccaacaacattTCCACCTTTGCCTTCAATTCCAACATTGCCTCAAGCAAGTCTTCCTCCATTACCTACTAACATTCCAACTGTTCCTAAGCTCACTATGTCACCAATTCCTACCTTTCCTACAAATACTCCATCTCTCAACATTCCGCCTTTGCGAGCAATCACTTCACTTCCCAACATTTCCACCTCAATCCCAATCACTTTTCCTTCCATTCCATTTCTTTTCCCACCACCTTCTTCAATCTCTAGCCCTTAA